A portion of the Stigmatella aurantiaca DW4/3-1 genome contains these proteins:
- a CDS encoding class I SAM-dependent methyltransferase — protein MSGHEHAQGEWETYWKETSRLATQPEADSRSIWDVEAAQASAKDIARFQAFMKPALPLVDLGCGSGIQTRCLAQHFPRVIGVDVSPSAVALAAQSHPHPTLQYRVLDVFDAEAVQAFRAEMGEVNIYMRTLLHLVQPAARARFAASIETLLGRHGVLYLYELGAAAGEYFQAWIHRNGMPVSLQRILKTGIQPGTVSREHVLAMFSPERFTVLADGEVMSAPVPVQVLGPSSTAALAQEAWAPPGYFMVLKPREP, from the coding sequence ATGAGCGGCCATGAGCACGCACAAGGTGAGTGGGAAACCTACTGGAAGGAGACCTCTCGCCTGGCCACTCAGCCCGAAGCGGACAGCCGATCGATCTGGGACGTCGAGGCAGCCCAGGCATCCGCGAAGGACATTGCCCGGTTTCAAGCGTTCATGAAGCCGGCGCTGCCCCTGGTGGATCTGGGGTGCGGCAGTGGCATCCAGACCCGCTGCCTGGCCCAGCACTTCCCGCGGGTCATCGGCGTCGATGTTTCCCCGTCCGCGGTGGCGCTGGCGGCGCAAAGCCACCCTCACCCCACGCTCCAGTACCGCGTGCTGGACGTGTTCGATGCCGAGGCCGTGCAGGCCTTCCGGGCTGAGATGGGGGAGGTCAACATCTATATGCGCACGCTGCTGCACCTGGTGCAGCCCGCCGCCCGGGCTCGCTTCGCCGCGTCCATTGAAACGCTGCTCGGGCGGCACGGCGTCCTCTACCTCTATGAGTTGGGCGCGGCGGCGGGCGAGTACTTCCAAGCGTGGATCCACCGCAACGGGATGCCCGTAAGCCTCCAGCGGATCCTCAAGACGGGCATCCAACCAGGCACCGTCAGCCGGGAGCACGTCCTGGCCATGTTTTCCCCTGAGCGGTTCACAGTCCTGGCCGACGGCGAGGTCATGAGCGCCCCGGTCCCGGTGCAGGTGCTGGGCCCCTCTTCCACCGCAGCCCTTGCCCAGGAGGCCTGGGCGCCTCCCGGGTACTTCATGGTCCTCAAGCCACGAGAGCCCTAA
- a CDS encoding TerB family tellurite resistance protein, with amino-acid sequence MTIPIDDAFHIELLKLLLHVAWSDDDLDPSEARALLGAARQWNLPPVELQRLERCLEKGERLPAPNLGLLRQRPDDVLSTVRTLIGCDARIQRSEEEMLAEIRELLGLPPAG; translated from the coding sequence ATGACGATCCCCATCGACGACGCCTTTCACATCGAGTTGCTCAAGCTGCTGTTGCACGTGGCCTGGAGCGACGACGACCTCGACCCGAGCGAAGCCCGTGCCCTGCTGGGCGCCGCGCGCCAATGGAACCTCCCTCCGGTGGAGCTCCAGCGGCTGGAGCGCTGCTTGGAGAAAGGCGAGCGCCTGCCCGCTCCGAACCTTGGCCTGCTTCGCCAGCGACCAGACGACGTGCTCTCGACCGTGCGCACGCTCATTGGCTGTGATGCGCGGATCCAGCGCTCCGAAGAGGAGATGCTCGCCGAGATTCGAGAGCTGCTGGGCCTGCCCCCGGCCGGCTGA
- a CDS encoding heme/hemin ABC transporter substrate-binding protein → MRNCFLALLLMGSAAVSSVAQAGPVKGIDGRTVDVPTPKRVVVLNSSLVEIVFGLGQGQTVVGTDVTATYPPETANIAKVGHPYQPSVEGIISLSPDLVIGAEENLTSTSAEQLRGAKLPVLILENSSKEGISGLLRRIEVLARVFNAEEAGQRMKQDITRQVAELEKKIALAKKKPRVLFLYAHSPGEAFVYGKETGTHALIELAGGQNAADFTTGTKALTAEGMVQASPDAIIMLHRGLEAVSGVHGALNLPGVAVTPAGKNKKILAVDNSVRWIGPRFPAFAEKLFSEIHAAPSR, encoded by the coding sequence ATGCGAAACTGTTTTCTTGCGCTCTTGCTGATGGGCTCTGCCGCCGTGAGTTCCGTGGCTCAGGCGGGTCCGGTCAAAGGCATCGATGGCCGGACCGTGGATGTTCCCACGCCCAAGCGGGTGGTTGTCCTCAACTCATCCCTGGTGGAGATCGTCTTCGGGCTCGGCCAGGGGCAAACCGTTGTCGGCACGGATGTGACGGCCACCTATCCTCCCGAGACGGCCAACATCGCGAAGGTGGGGCATCCCTATCAGCCCAGCGTGGAAGGCATCATCAGCCTGAGCCCGGACCTCGTGATTGGCGCGGAAGAGAACCTGACCTCCACGTCCGCCGAGCAGCTCCGGGGGGCGAAGCTCCCGGTCTTGATCCTCGAGAACTCCTCCAAGGAGGGGATCAGCGGATTGCTGAGGCGGATCGAAGTCCTCGCCCGGGTCTTCAACGCGGAGGAGGCCGGTCAGCGGATGAAACAAGACATCACGCGGCAGGTCGCGGAGCTGGAAAAGAAGATCGCGCTGGCGAAGAAGAAGCCCCGGGTGCTGTTTCTCTATGCGCATAGCCCCGGTGAGGCGTTTGTCTATGGCAAGGAGACGGGAACGCACGCCTTGATCGAGCTTGCAGGGGGCCAGAATGCCGCGGACTTCACGACGGGGACCAAGGCCCTGACGGCGGAGGGCATGGTCCAGGCCTCCCCCGACGCGATCATCATGCTGCACCGCGGGCTCGAGGCTGTCTCGGGCGTCCATGGTGCCCTCAACCTTCCAGGCGTGGCCGTGACCCCCGCGGGCAAGAACAAGAAGATCCTGGCCGTGGACAACAGCGTCCGCTGGATCGGACCGCGGTTTCCGGCCTTCGCTGAAAAGCTTTTCTCGGAAATTCATGCCGCTCCCAGCCGCTAA
- a CDS encoding FecCD family ABC transporter permease, whose product MKPGTHPSLSRGRRAKGLLVLVPLLGVCVILSLGVGAVKIAPLQVVSILLERAGLEPLTAFSDQQAAVLYAIRLPRVLLGVLVGAALAVAGAAMQGLFRNPLADPGLLGISSGASLGVAACTVLKVYVFGFYTLSIAAFVGSLLSILAISSLAQENRRTNVTMMLLCGIAINALCIAGTGLFTYLSTDDQLRTITFWQLGSLASATWTAVSTAAPLILLCTVGMLFLASPLNALLLGEANADHLGINVERVKWTLVALVALGVGAAVAVSGMIGFVGLVVPHLIRLWLGPNHRVLLPLSALLGAVLMVLADLVARTIVVPSELPIGIVTSLTGSPFFLYLLMRQRRTQVL is encoded by the coding sequence ATGAAGCCCGGCACGCATCCTTCGCTCTCGCGTGGCAGGAGGGCCAAGGGGCTCCTCGTCCTCGTCCCGCTCCTGGGGGTCTGCGTCATCCTCTCCTTGGGGGTGGGTGCTGTGAAGATCGCGCCCTTGCAGGTGGTCTCCATCCTGCTGGAGCGGGCGGGGCTGGAGCCGTTGACCGCCTTTTCGGACCAACAGGCGGCTGTTCTGTATGCCATCCGGCTTCCCCGCGTGCTCCTGGGCGTCCTGGTGGGCGCGGCGCTGGCGGTGGCGGGCGCGGCCATGCAGGGGCTCTTCCGGAACCCGCTCGCCGATCCAGGGCTCCTGGGCATTTCGAGTGGGGCCTCCCTGGGGGTGGCCGCGTGCACAGTGCTCAAGGTGTATGTCTTTGGGTTTTATACCCTCTCGATCGCGGCATTCGTGGGGAGCCTCCTGTCCATCCTGGCCATTTCCTCCCTGGCCCAGGAGAACCGGCGGACCAACGTCACGATGATGTTGCTCTGTGGCATCGCGATCAATGCCTTGTGTATCGCGGGGACAGGGCTCTTCACGTACCTGTCGACGGATGATCAACTGCGGACCATCACCTTCTGGCAGCTCGGCTCGCTGGCCAGCGCGACGTGGACCGCCGTCTCGACCGCGGCGCCGCTGATCCTGCTCTGCACCGTCGGGATGTTGTTTCTCGCCAGCCCCTTGAATGCCCTCCTCCTGGGAGAGGCGAACGCGGACCACCTCGGCATCAACGTGGAGCGGGTCAAGTGGACGTTGGTGGCGCTCGTGGCCTTGGGCGTGGGCGCGGCGGTGGCGGTGTCTGGGATGATTGGCTTTGTCGGGCTCGTGGTGCCCCACCTCATCCGTCTCTGGCTGGGGCCCAATCACCGTGTCTTGTTGCCCCTCTCGGCGCTGCTGGGGGCGGTGCTGATGGTGTTGGCGGACTTGGTGGCCCGGACCATCGTTGTCCCGTCTGAGCTGCCCATC